The stretch of DNA taagttaagagctcatttattaagtgatgtcttagtacacttaaaattctaatttaattacactaaaaaatcaatcccaaatttacggcctaaaatgaaaagtgcgaacaacatgagacagagggagtaagattcgattttttcaatatatttatttattatagtttattatttactaaatatatatttttctagcatatatttaatttatgtagccTATTTATTGATATTAAAGTATACTTTTGTTTAAACTAACTAATAATTTGTATTCAATTATTCCACcacatacattttttttaattaatataaatttgatttatttttatatgtaaaatatttatttttattcacacTAACTaacaatttgtatattttattatattcagtaaattttaatattttatattttatatatactaattattTGTAAGATTGAATGTTTTTGTGATACATTattgataatattttattatttattatattggacactatattttacattataaattgaattatacatatttgtaacagtaaaacggttcgaCAAGTGATTAAACCGGTCCGACCGGTTGAACCATGAACCAGTAGCTTCACCGGTTCACttaccggtccggtttttaaaacattgcgtAAAACCGAGCCGGAACGGCAAAAAATGGTCGGAACTTCATTAAGttatattcataattatatatgCTAGTTAAATTTAGTATTTTATAAGTGACGATCAGTatttcatactccctctgtcccactctaagtgacatattttcctttttgggatatctcactctaaatgacacatttctaaatatagaaacatgactatctactttttctctctttcttactttattctctccactttactcacaaaacaacattataTACAATCTCATGCCGAATTAGAAATACTCCACtcagagtgggacggagggagtatatatctaTATGTGATGTTTTGATTTGGGccgtaattattaattaaaatgagttTAAAATAGGTCATATAAATCCTTATCAAATTTAAGGAAAACTAACAATAAAACTATATTAATCAACAATTGACAATATtaagaatttaattatatttaggGCTAAACAAAATAAGCTAGAACTGAAATAACAAAATGAATTCAACGGATTCAAATCACACATCACTGGAATTTCGTCTTCCAAAGATCGGATAGCTCGTTCTTTCACGACAAGTCAATTCACTATCTTAATGCTCTACTTAATAACGGTATCTCAGCTTGGATATTACGTGAGCAAtagtagaaaaataaaataccaatGTGTTAATTAATAAAGCCAATTTGGTGGCTAAATTCGCTTCACGCCTCAAAGTAAAAAGAGGAATGCAGTGGAAATAAATGGATGGGCTTAAAACTTCTCCCAATAAATGCAAGGGTGAAGTAAAAAGTTGCACAGAGTTCGAAATTCTACCAATAACACAGGCAATGAATGCAGTGCAGAAGGCTTCAGGTTTTTCTGCAAAATGAAAACGAAAAGGTGGTTTGGGGAAATTGATTGCTGAAAAGTGAAAACTAACACAAGTTGGCTCTAACTCACaagtaggagtagtatatttcGATAAAAATAATCAAGAAACTCAAGCCCTTCAATTGTTGAACCAgactacacacacacacacaaacacatacTCTTGTTCATATGTATCTAAATTAAGTCAGCCAAAATCATTCCAGAACAAACACCAATTAATTCAAAATGTacaagaaaataaaggaaaGGAATTGAGAAATAGCATTACAACAGAAAACCCTAATTGAAGTTTAGATTAGTAGTGAAACAGCTAATTAATGGTTTTGCACTAGAGCAAGCATGCACCTAAAATTAAGTTACAAAATCATGCTATAAATAGCAAAAGATACATAAAATAGCAAGAATTAATTCACAGAACTAATTAAAAAGGCCGACAAGAGGAATCCGGAGCGAGCTAGGTTTTCTTACCAAGAGTGTGCTTGTTGTTGTGCATCCACACCTTAAGCACGTGCCTCTTGATACCCTCCTCGCCGCAGAATTGCTGCACTAATTCCTCATCCTGCTTCTGGATTTTCCAATCCAGCCGCTCCGCCAAGCTCAGCATCCTCTCCTTCTGCTCCGCCGTGAATTTCGTCCGGAACCTCTTCTTCGCCCCGCTGCTCCCTGGCCTGGAGTAGTAATCCTCCAACATCTCGTCCCCATGGCCGCCCCCTGAGGTCGAGGGCAGCGCTAGGGCTGCCCTCTTCGGGGGTGGCCTCATTTGCAAGTAGCCGCTACTTCTGCAGCCCATCGGGTGAGCCAGAAGTAGCGGCTGCTGCAGGTTCCCAAACCCCACGCGGCGGTGGAAGTTGCGGTGGCAGCCGCAGGCGGCGCACTTGAGGGAGTCGTCGGCGGAGAGGAACTCGCCGCAGCCGTCGATGGCGTGGGCGCCGATGCCCACGGCTTGGTTCTTCAGGCACTCCTTGTAGCGGACAGGGCTGGGGAGGACTGATAATTCAGTGCTGTATGCTAACTCTTGCTCCtcttcttgatcttcatactcCATTAGTTTCTGCTTAAATTTCGCACCTTAATTAATATCATATcacctatatatatagtattaatACGCTATTTTTTGTGCCCTAGGAGTAAGTCACCGGTTACCTATACCTTGGGTTTAATTTTGTCTTGATTTACTTTGTGTTTTGGGGTACAAATTTTTAGTTAAGGGTGGTCAATTGGATAAGATAATGTCATAGTGGACAAAATTATTCTTCCTCAGAATATATGTCATCCTATACTTTTTGGGTGTTTTATAGAAatgattattaaattgatatttcTAACCTTAGGATTCACGAAGAGTTATAGAAATGACTCACCCACTCCTTAAAAGCCCTTATGCATAAATGAGAACATAATAATTGCTACACACGCAACAAAGAGGGATGACATCATACGTGCAATTATGAGCTGAGACAAAAAAATCCATATCGACTTGGATATGTTATAGTAAGAGCTGAGACAAAAAAATCCATATCGACTTGGATAACTCTCTCTGTATGTATGATCATGCATCATACGTGCAATTAAGAGCTGAGACAAAAAATCCAGAGAGAGTTATCCAACATAAATGCATGATCATTAAACAAGAATGAGGGTTTTCAACAAGAATTTCATCTAATTGCTAAAATTATTTGTTAAATTATTTCAGATTTTATAGCATAGCATTGAATAGGAGATATGGCGTCTGGGGTGTTCCATTGGAGTTATTTATATCTTTCTTCCACAATTAATTTTTGGGATAGCTGAATTTAATACAAAAGAATAAATACAAAATGCTATTCGTAATATGCCACGCAGTTTTTCAAGTCAGGTGTTACCCAAACATCTCTTTTTGGTGCGTTTTCCGCACACACACTATTAATTCTTTTAACCAAAATTAATCTTCATATATCTATGGTTCTTGACCTGGGACAGCCTGTCAAGCCTTTGTGAATGTGTTCACCCAATTCTCACCTTAGGTAAAAAAAATTTGCTTATAAGTGATAGTACATTTATGGTCCTCAAATTCACTATTTTCTAGGTATTTTATAGTAttacttactccctccgtcccaggttactggaggcgtttcttttcgacacgagatttaagaaagttatatttagtgagttaaataaagtagaacatagaataaagtaaaagagagaagagaggttAAAgtaaaagacaaaataaaataggtatgattagatattttatttttagtaaaaaaagaaataactcaATTAGCTTGAGACAATCCAAAATGTAATAcaactcaagtaacttgggacggtgGGAGAATATTATAGCAACCGCTTAATATGGATAATAACAAAGGACAATATAGAAAATACTAGTGAGGAAATAAATTCCTACTAAACGAAATGGCTTTCAATGGGCCCACTTCACGTTTACGAAGTAGGTGAagcttaaataaataaattctgaAATGTGAAAACATATAGTATTTGTGATTCACGTCATTCCGCTATTTACAATCTCATTTTGAGTTAGCACGagatttaaaaaatcatttaattttataaaaaagaattggaaaataaattagtggaaaGCGGTCTACTTAAATTGTGAATATCTCAAAATAACAAAACTGACATTTTAAATTGCACACAAATAATGGAGTagcaattaattaataatctaCTTGGATATTCTAAAATTAATGGAGTCTTTAATATTTATCCAAGGAATAGGCCATAGAGTAAATGCTTTTGCAGCAGCTGCAGAGGgagaaaaaacaaaaacgaCAATGCGTGTGGAGCACTCGCGTCTGACATGAGGCGGATCCCCAGGAGGCGCGTGGTGACGGCGCGTTGAAAACAAGGCGGATGCACGATTTAATTTGTGGGTGGAAATTAGTTAAGGTAGAAAAGGAGCTGGTAGAGTATTTAATATTGCGTGTGAAAATGGAGTTTCTGACACTTCTTACCAGTCTTTCACAGTTTCacctactccctccatcccacattTGGAGTCACTTATTGTTATGGCTCAGATTTTAAGGAAGAGttgaatgatgtaataaatgaagtgagatggtggagtgtgtaataaatgaagtgagttgGTTGAAGGTGGGtcccttttgactttttggaTTTAAAAGATATTTATTATTGACTCGTAAGAcaaattcattaaattaaataaacttaagaTAAAGTAATGTTCATTATGATTAATCAATTACTATCAACAAAAATTAATGCAGCTTAAATGGGAACAGGCCATCCGGCCCACATTTTCATCAAATAAAATGAACTTTGATTCCATTAATTCAAACTccaaaaattttggagggagtgcAGTACAATCCATGGAGGGAAAACACAAATGCTAAGCTAAACCTATAAATACATTCACTCCACTATTACTATCAAAGACTTCTATTCCGCCTACCAAAAAAGAAAGCAAACCTATTTATAGCTAATTTACCCTCAAAAAATTTTCATCATATAGCAATGGAGATGGAGCAGGAGATGGATGAAGAGATGGAGCAGGAGCTGTTCGAAGAGGAAGATCAGTTTCAAGAGCCAGAGGAGTATCCAGAGGCAGAGCCTCCTCAAGATGCAGAGTTTGGCCAAGGGCCTCTCTGAGTTTGAGCAGCCAAGAGAAAAACCTTATTGTGCAGTTCCTTTAACAGCAATGACGTGCTGGAGCGCTTCCACATGGTTCACTCACAGAAGCTGCAACAAAATTCAGAGTGCATCCAAGGACAGCCAGCCGCTTATGGAGGATAGTCACTCATCAAATTGAACAAGAGCAACCTGTTGTCATGAAAGGCAAAGCATCAGGTTATAGTAAGGAAAAAGGTAAAGTAAATCTTGATGAAGACAAGTTTAGACACTTGTCTATGCTTGAGAAATCCTCCATCAGAAAACTTGCTATTAAGATGGAAGTTAGCAAGTCCACGGCTGGCAGATGGGTGAAGGGAAACAAGATAAGACCACATACAAATGCCATCAAGCCTGCActcactgatgtgaacaaaatttCAAGGCAGTGTATACACATAATAGCATGCCCATCTCAAAAATTTAATCACAGTGGACAAATCACACgaaatcagagcctccaaaccatcaagGGGGTGGCTCTAAGCATAATTATCTAACCAAGGCAGTATATAGACAGCATAGCATGAATctctcagaaaaatttcatcacagAGGACAAATCACACACAAACATAGCCTCCAAACCATAAAGGGGTGGCTCTAAGCATAATTATCCAACCAAGCAGTGTGTAGACAGAATAGCATGCATctctcagaaaaatttcatcacagAGGATAAATCACACACAAACAtagcctccaaaccatcaagGGGTGGCTCTAAGCATAATTATCCAACCAAAGCAGTGTGTAGACAGAATAGCATGCATctctcagaaaaatttcatcacagAGGACCAATCACATaaaatcagagcctccaaaccgTCACATAAACTCAGAACCTCCAACATAGCCAATGCAACAATATTCCTCAATCAATTCCATAGAAACAACCTCCAAACCCTATACAGGGGGTGACTTACCTCAGAGAAAATACTCACAGATTAGAGGAAATCTTTCATGCTAGGCAACAAGATCAACAACATTGCTTTCTCATTCTCGGTGTACTCCACCTTTGATGAAGATGGTGGTTGAGCTTCAGAGTCCGCAAAGGGGTGGGACGGTGGTTGggtttcagatccgtcgaacACCCCAACCGGTGGAGGAAATTCAGATTCTCGGACGACCTCAGATGATGGAGGTGTTTCAGACCCATCAACGCCAGCAAACGATTGTCGCTGCCCCGATCGGTGGTACCAATCGACCGCTCGTTCGCTTTCCCACCGGTCAAGGACCTCCGGTGGAGTGTCAGGGACGATTAGGGTTTCTGGCTGCGCCTCCGGCGTTGCAACCCAATCATCAGCCATCATAAGGCAACAGTGATGGAGTAACGGCGAGTTTAGAGCGGCGAAAAATCAGAGGCGACGATTAGGGTTCGCCTCAGATCGAAGACACACAATCGGGAGTGTGGAGAGAGAGTGATGAAACTCAAATGATGTTAGGGTTAGGTGGGTTGAGGGGGTTGGGGTTAATTAAAAGTGAgatttttgttttggtttattttaatgTTGATAATGGCATTTTGATGTAATTTTGATGAAGAATGGGGTAAAATTGTATGTCCAAATATGGAAAATTCTAAATGTGACTTttaaactgggacggacttTTATGGCAAAAAGTGAATCTTAATatgggagggagggagtattatttagtgTTGTTTCTACtcaaaactaaattaaattttctATCAAACTTACAAAATTTTACACcacataatttttaaaaatgttttattaGTACTATCGTTTTGCAAGGACTTCTGTATTGATATCATATCGTAGAAATCTGCATCCATTATAAAATATGGTCAACGGTAAagtttgaaaatataaatataaaattataaagttttggtaaattttcttaattttttttatatcagtAGATAAAATGCTTCTTTTATGATGCTCTTAATAATAGTACCCCTTCTTTCTATCCCACGataggagtcactcttattatggacacacgaattttaatgtaaaaatagtagattggaaaagttagtggaatatgagacccactttttatattaattttataataaaaaatgagtaaagtgagttagtggaatgtgagacttattatttatggtaaaaataagtgggactcttattgtgggacagattaaaatggcaaaatatgacttttattatgagacggagagagtattgttttaataaaacaaaattctttattttttagtactccatatcttattctaattaaacaaaatcatttttaatattaCCACCAAACAAGTCGTTCTGTATATAGATAGacaagaaaaaatgaaatatcgTATCTCAATATTATGTTTGTAAAGTTTATAGaacattaaatttcataatttaattaactattatccctttattttgtatatattgatattttttgcGACGAAATTTGTTCCATTGAAAATTCTATTGTTTAGTCGTTATAATTGTATTATGTGGACAATTTTGGGAAGCATATGCTTAATTTGATTCAAATTTATGGGGAAATTGGGTGTGGATAGTGATATAATGCCGTATGTTTAGACTTTACAATTTCGACACACTTGTTTTATTTGCAATTCTAATATACCCTGCTAAATGGGCCAATTGCAGCGATAAATTTCACATTGTTTGCTGTTGCcatttaattttgataaattaaGTGTGTGAACAACTAAACTGCATTTAGTTAT from Salvia splendens isolate huo1 unplaced genomic scaffold, SspV2 ctg1154, whole genome shotgun sequence encodes:
- the LOC121788813 gene encoding zinc-finger homeodomain protein 2-like isoform X1 produces the protein MEYEDQEEEQELAYSTELSVLPSPVRYKECLKNQAVGIGAHAIDGCGEFLSADDSLKCAACGCHRNFHRRVGFGNLQQPLLLAHPMGCRSSGYLQMRPPPKRAALALPSTSGGGHGDEMLEDYYSRPGSSGAKKRFRTKFTAEQKERMLSLAERLDWKIQKQDEELVQQFCGEEGIKRHVLKVWMHNNKHTLEKPEAFCTAFIACVIGRISNSVQLFTSPLHLLGEVLSPSIYFHCIPLFTLRREANLATKLALLINTLVFYFSTIAHVISKLRYRY
- the LOC121788813 gene encoding zinc-finger homeodomain protein 1-like isoform X2, producing MEYEDQEEEQELAYSTELSVLPSPVRYKECLKNQAVGIGAHAIDGCGEFLSADDSLKCAACGCHRNFHRRVGFGNLQQPLLLAHPMGCRSSGYLQMRPPPKRAALALPSTSGGGHGDEMLEDYYSRPGSSGAKKRFRTKFTAEQKERMLSLAERLDWKIQKQDEELVQQFCGEEGIKRHVLKVWMHNNKHTLGKKT